A region of Alteromonadaceae bacterium 2753L.S.0a.02 DNA encodes the following proteins:
- a CDS encoding lipoyl(octanoyl) transferase (manually curated), producing the protein MAQVLFRSLGLSDYCSTWQAMRHFTDTRTPDTTDEIWLVEHPPVYTQGQAGKPEHLLVPNDIPLVQTDRGGQITYHGPGQLVAYPLLNLKRRKLGVRDLVTLLEQSVIELLAEYGLESAARPDAPGVYVAQRKVASLGLRVRKGCSYHGVSINVDMDLSPFANINPCGYAGLAMTQLRDLLTEPVTVVQVAERYQQHLLHLLQ; encoded by the coding sequence TTGGCGCAGGTGCTGTTCCGTTCCCTGGGGCTCTCAGATTACTGCTCAACCTGGCAGGCGATGCGCCACTTTACCGATACGCGCACTCCCGATACCACTGACGAAATCTGGCTGGTTGAGCATCCGCCGGTCTACACTCAAGGGCAGGCGGGAAAACCGGAGCACCTTCTGGTGCCAAATGACATACCCCTGGTGCAAACGGATCGCGGTGGCCAAATCACCTATCACGGACCTGGCCAGCTGGTGGCATACCCCTTGCTCAATTTGAAGCGGCGTAAATTGGGGGTGCGTGACCTGGTCACGCTGCTTGAGCAGTCCGTCATTGAGCTGCTCGCGGAGTACGGCCTGGAGAGCGCGGCGCGGCCGGATGCGCCAGGGGTGTATGTGGCACAGCGTAAGGTTGCCTCGTTGGGTTTGCGGGTGCGCAAGGGCTGCAGCTATCACGGTGTGTCAATTAACGTGGATATGGATTTAAGCCCATTTGCCAATATCAACCCGTGTGGTTACGCCGGGCTGGCAATGACCCAATTACGCGATCTGCTCACCGAGCCGGTCACTGTGGTGCAGGTAGCGGAGCGCTATCAACAGCACCTGTTACATCTTTTGCAGTAG
- a CDS encoding lipoic acid synthetase — MSETEITPIKRTRRLQQGEKLRDADKLERIPVKVIGGDEMLRKPEWIRIKVSASPEVDRIKKLLRKNALSTVCEEANCPNLGECFSGGTATFMIMGDICTRRCPFCDVGHGKPNPLDGNEPRNLAEAIAEMRLKYVVITSVDRDDLRDGGAQHFADCIREARKMSPQLQVEILTPDFRGRMEVALDILEQEPPDVFNHNLETVPRLYRQSRPGANYQWSLDLLRQYKVRKPEVLTKSGLMVGLGETKEEIMDVLKEMRDHQIDMLTIGQYLQPSRDHLPVARYVEPAEFDEYTAVAKELGFVHAACGPLVRSSYHADKQAHGEVVK, encoded by the coding sequence ATGAGCGAGACAGAAATAACCCCGATAAAACGTACCCGGCGTCTGCAGCAGGGCGAAAAGCTGCGCGATGCCGACAAACTCGAACGCATCCCTGTAAAGGTAATTGGCGGCGACGAAATGCTGCGCAAGCCCGAATGGATTCGTATCAAAGTGAGCGCCTCACCGGAGGTGGACCGCATTAAGAAGCTGTTGCGCAAAAACGCGCTCTCGACCGTGTGTGAAGAAGCCAACTGCCCTAACCTTGGCGAGTGCTTCAGCGGTGGCACGGCTACATTTATGATCATGGGCGATATTTGTACCCGACGCTGCCCATTTTGCGACGTCGGCCATGGCAAACCGAATCCTCTAGATGGCAATGAGCCTCGCAATCTGGCTGAAGCCATTGCCGAAATGCGTTTAAAGTACGTGGTAATTACCTCCGTCGACCGCGACGATTTGCGAGATGGCGGTGCGCAACACTTTGCCGATTGCATTCGCGAAGCCCGAAAAATGTCGCCGCAATTGCAGGTGGAAATCCTAACTCCGGATTTTCGTGGTCGCATGGAAGTCGCGCTCGATATCCTCGAGCAGGAGCCGCCAGATGTATTCAACCACAACCTGGAAACCGTGCCGCGCCTCTATCGCCAGTCGCGACCCGGTGCCAATTACCAGTGGTCACTGGATTTGTTACGACAGTACAAGGTGCGCAAACCTGAAGTACTCACCAAATCCGGGCTAATGGTCGGCCTCGGCGAAACCAAGGAGGAGATTATGGATGTGCTCAAGGAGATGCGCGACCACCAGATCGATATGCTCACCATCGGCCAGTATTTACAGCCGTCGCGCGACCACCTGCCCGTGGCGCGCTATGTGGAGCCCGCAGAATTTGATGAGTACACCGCAGTGGCCAAAGAATTGGGTTTTGTTCACGCAGCCTGTGGTCCCTTGGTTCGCTCGTCGTACCATGCCGACAAGCAGGCGCATGGTGAAGTTGTAAAGTAG
- a CDS encoding acetyltransferase (GNAT) family protein: MSETIEISHLREHPEWVSQVAVWHHREWLRGFREGQLHKPGFERGEDIREREHNLRSHFGAEAVPATYIAHIPNAEPNALLGDTRIPIGSVSLVAYQFTQGRKPSEWVTNLYVEPEYRKKGIGQQLLAFIEDYALQHQLDLLRLYTRDKAEYYTKRNWTFKHNGMVQGNAVAVFEKYLGGAFGADEPRPASEA; encoded by the coding sequence ATGTCGGAAACCATCGAAATCTCGCATTTACGCGAGCACCCCGAGTGGGTAAGTCAGGTCGCTGTCTGGCACCATCGCGAGTGGTTGCGCGGTTTTCGCGAGGGTCAGCTGCACAAACCCGGATTTGAACGCGGTGAAGATATTCGCGAGCGCGAGCATAATTTGCGCTCCCATTTCGGCGCAGAAGCTGTGCCGGCAACCTACATCGCACACATCCCCAACGCCGAGCCTAATGCGCTGCTGGGGGATACCCGTATACCCATTGGTTCTGTAAGTTTGGTGGCCTATCAGTTTACCCAAGGACGCAAGCCCAGCGAGTGGGTGACCAACCTGTACGTTGAGCCGGAATATCGCAAAAAAGGTATTGGACAGCAGTTGCTGGCGTTCATTGAAGACTACGCACTGCAACATCAGCTCGATCTTTTGCGGCTCTACACCCGTGATAAAGCGGAGTATTACACCAAGCGCAATTGGACCTTCAAACACAACGGCATGGTGCAGGGTAACGCCGTGGCGGTCTTCGAAAAGTATTTAGGTGGCGCTTTCGGTGCCGATGAACCTCGTCCCGCATCGGAAGCGTAG
- a CDS encoding ribosomal protein S12 methylthiotransferase yields the protein MTQKVGFISLGCPKALVDSERILTQLKLDGYEVVPSYNNADVVVVNTCGFIDSAKQESLEAISEAMQENGKVIVTGCMGKGQDAEVIRENFPNVLSVTGPAAYEDVMGAVHQYMPPPTEHNPHVDLVPPQGVKLTPRHYAYLKISEGCNHRCSFCIIPSMRGDLVSRPIGEVLDEAERLVQAGTKELLVISQDTSAYGVDLKYRTGFWQGRPLKTRMQELCEALGELGVWVRLHYVYPYPHVDNVIPLMAEGKILPYLDIPFQHASPDILKAMKRPAHQEKTLDRIQQWRRDCPELTLRSTFIVGFPGETEQDFQQLLQWLEAAQLDRVGCFQYSPVAGAPANALPNQVPDEVKQARWEQFMETQQRISAARLQAKVGRTIDVLIDTSEGVNALGRSFGDAPEIDGVVIVEDSAHLQPGSMIQARVTAADEYDIWAEPISSV from the coding sequence ATGACACAAAAAGTTGGCTTTATTTCTCTCGGTTGCCCCAAAGCGCTGGTGGATTCCGAACGCATACTGACTCAGCTCAAACTCGACGGTTACGAAGTGGTTCCCAGTTACAATAATGCCGACGTAGTTGTGGTGAACACCTGTGGTTTTATTGACAGTGCCAAACAGGAATCGCTGGAGGCCATCAGTGAAGCCATGCAGGAAAACGGCAAGGTTATCGTTACCGGTTGTATGGGCAAAGGCCAAGATGCCGAGGTGATTCGGGAAAATTTCCCCAATGTGCTGAGCGTTACCGGGCCGGCCGCCTACGAGGATGTGATGGGCGCGGTGCACCAGTACATGCCTCCGCCAACAGAGCATAACCCGCATGTGGATTTGGTTCCGCCACAGGGTGTGAAGCTCACGCCACGCCACTACGCCTATTTGAAAATATCGGAAGGCTGCAATCACCGGTGCTCGTTTTGCATCATTCCGTCAATGCGGGGGGACTTGGTGAGCCGCCCGATTGGTGAGGTGTTGGATGAAGCCGAACGCCTGGTTCAGGCCGGTACCAAGGAGCTGCTGGTGATCTCACAAGACACCAGTGCCTACGGCGTGGATCTTAAATATCGCACCGGCTTTTGGCAGGGGCGGCCGCTTAAAACCCGTATGCAGGAACTTTGCGAAGCGCTGGGTGAACTGGGAGTGTGGGTGCGGCTGCATTACGTTTACCCCTATCCGCATGTTGATAATGTCATTCCACTGATGGCCGAGGGAAAAATTTTGCCTTATCTGGATATTCCCTTTCAGCATGCCAGCCCCGATATTCTCAAAGCCATGAAGCGCCCGGCGCATCAGGAAAAGACCCTGGATAGAATTCAGCAGTGGCGTCGCGACTGTCCTGAGCTTACGCTGCGTTCGACCTTCATTGTGGGGTTTCCCGGAGAAACTGAGCAGGATTTTCAGCAATTGCTGCAATGGCTCGAAGCGGCGCAGCTCGATCGGGTTGGCTGCTTCCAATACTCTCCAGTTGCTGGGGCGCCCGCCAATGCGCTCCCCAATCAGGTTCCCGATGAAGTGAAGCAAGCTCGCTGGGAACAATTTATGGAAACCCAGCAGCGGATCTCTGCGGCCCGTTTACAGGCTAAAGTTGGTCGCACCATAGACGTGCTGATCGATACAAGCGAGGGCGTGAATGCGCTGGGCCGGAGTTTTGGTGACGCCCCTGAAATCGACGGCGTCGTTATCGTGGAAGATAGTGCACATCTGCAACCGGGCAGTATGATTCAGGCCCGAGTCACTGCCGCTGATGAATATGACATCTGGGCAGAGCCCATCTCTTCAGTATGA
- a CDS encoding diguanylate cyclase (GGDEF)-like protein translates to MDKPQIPHYPLIVEQPAEHQAQGLYLGLLLQHIPVLVSVVTPDGEVLFASKHHTLLAGVADDTASMLIESDLYPPFVQQRLDQLAGDFGAEKLWELSTKHKDGSLHHYQMRRLRIARDRAFPGDYHSDLQGEVLYTIGVDITENRMAEHVLRDHKSHLNYAIFHDPLTGLANRSLFYDRVNKSISRAKRNKASLALMLLDLDRFKNINDSLGHDAGDAYLKHVSQRLLEELRDTDTVARLGGDEFVVVLENVTSADAIESIANKLLKCLAEPVRIQGHEIACTSSIGISVFPNDGDSIDQLLKHADTAMYRAKAAGKNRAQFYISAMSDTAVNYLLLENDLRRALEQRELCLYYQPQIDLNSGRITGLEALVRWQHKDRGLVSPVHFIPLAEETGLIEPLGEWVLQQACERFQHWLEQGLNLGKIAVNLSTRQFRQETFEKTVAAILQKSGLSPEHLELEITESSAMENAANTINMLNCLSDMGLSLAIDDFGTGYSSLAYLQRFPIQKLKIDRSFILDVDRNKQEGAIAKSIIDLAHNMSLQVIAEGVERPSQSRWLIDRGCDQVQGFYYSKPLSEEQLMELVDNRKKVIRDMTGVRLIL, encoded by the coding sequence ATGGATAAACCGCAAATACCGCACTACCCGTTAATTGTCGAGCAACCTGCTGAGCATCAAGCACAGGGGCTGTATCTTGGTCTGTTGTTACAACACATTCCCGTATTGGTGTCTGTTGTAACCCCTGATGGCGAGGTGTTATTCGCCAGTAAGCACCACACACTATTGGCTGGGGTCGCTGACGACACTGCTAGTATGTTGATAGAGAGCGATCTGTACCCGCCATTCGTGCAACAACGTCTGGATCAGTTGGCCGGCGATTTCGGTGCCGAAAAACTCTGGGAGCTGAGCACCAAACACAAAGATGGTTCCCTGCATCACTATCAGATGCGTCGCCTTCGCATAGCGCGTGATCGGGCGTTTCCTGGGGATTATCACAGCGATTTACAGGGCGAAGTGCTTTACACCATCGGGGTGGATATCACTGAAAACCGGATGGCTGAACATGTGCTCCGCGATCATAAATCGCATCTTAACTATGCAATTTTCCATGATCCGCTAACTGGGCTTGCCAACCGCTCGTTGTTTTACGATCGTGTCAACAAAAGTATCTCCCGCGCAAAGCGCAACAAAGCCAGTCTCGCACTGATGCTGCTTGATCTCGATCGCTTCAAAAATATTAACGACAGCCTCGGTCACGATGCCGGTGATGCCTACTTAAAACATGTGTCACAACGGCTGCTCGAAGAGCTGCGTGATACTGACACAGTGGCAAGGCTCGGCGGAGATGAATTTGTGGTGGTGCTGGAAAATGTAACCAGCGCCGATGCCATAGAAAGCATCGCCAACAAATTGTTGAAATGCCTCGCCGAACCGGTGCGGATACAGGGACACGAGATCGCTTGTACATCGAGCATCGGTATTAGTGTATTTCCCAACGATGGTGACTCCATCGATCAACTTCTCAAACATGCCGACACTGCGATGTATCGCGCAAAAGCGGCAGGCAAAAATCGCGCGCAGTTTTACATCAGTGCCATGTCGGATACCGCTGTTAATTATTTATTGTTGGAAAACGATTTACGACGCGCCTTGGAACAAAGAGAGTTATGTCTGTATTACCAACCACAAATCGATTTGAACTCCGGGCGCATCACCGGCCTGGAAGCTTTGGTGCGCTGGCAGCACAAAGATCGCGGTTTGGTGTCTCCAGTGCATTTTATTCCCTTGGCGGAAGAGACCGGTTTAATTGAACCTCTGGGTGAGTGGGTACTGCAACAGGCCTGCGAACGTTTTCAGCACTGGCTGGAGCAAGGGTTAAACCTTGGAAAAATAGCCGTGAATCTTTCCACTCGCCAATTTCGACAGGAAACTTTCGAGAAAACTGTAGCGGCCATTTTACAGAAAAGCGGGTTGTCACCCGAGCATCTCGAATTGGAAATTACCGAAAGTTCAGCCATGGAAAACGCGGCCAACACAATTAATATGTTGAACTGCCTGAGTGATATGGGGCTGTCGCTTGCCATTGACGACTTTGGTACCGGTTATTCCTCCCTGGCTTACCTACAACGCTTTCCCATTCAAAAATTGAAAATCGATCGCAGCTTTATTCTGGATGTGGATCGCAACAAACAGGAAGGTGCCATTGCTAAATCGATTATCGATTTAGCGCACAATATGTCGTTACAGGTAATTGCAGAAGGGGTCGAGCGCCCCAGTCAGTCCCGTTGGTTGATCGACCGTGGCTGTGATCAGGTGCAGGGTTTTTATTACAGTAAACCGTTGAGCGAAGAGCAACTGATGGAATTGGTGGATAATCGCAAAAAAGTGATTCGCGATATGACCGGCGTTCGTCTCATCCTATAA
- a CDS encoding HD-GYP domain-containing protein (c-di-GMP phosphodiesterase class II), translating into MASLEEKEIHVKQLKLGMFVSRLDIPWEMTRFPLQGLYIQSREDIERLAECCEFVVIDHTRARERATFDAPPMAHVEARPSLAAAPKPATAPQKKLRNHWKRKHCVENYKITANIRNELSTSKNLLDTMERQIYLICEHTLRCRRANIEQLIDSTTQVVESVIRNPDAMAWLCRVRATRKPIYMHTIRLAVWGAIVGRQLGLNRFTLTHLCSALLMTGIGKSRVSEKALSGYSPQKPSEEYQAHLKETLYQLQQMHNNSDDLVNTISRYCERIDGSGYPNKISGDSIPFLSQVAGLVETYELLINPYHCTRAVSPANAIVYLNKCKDKLFETTLVEEFIKAIGIYPTGTVVELSNGEMGVVVSQNYERRLRASVIPVLGVQGDILKKYKVLDLSYANNRDGTAERVCIRRGVPSTVVPRGLLEETHNWIFNRSNPFGFFQQNI; encoded by the coding sequence ATGGCTTCACTGGAAGAAAAAGAAATTCACGTTAAACAGTTAAAGCTGGGTATGTTTGTATCCCGCTTGGATATTCCCTGGGAGATGACCCGATTCCCGCTTCAGGGTTTGTATATCCAAAGCCGGGAAGATATCGAACGCCTCGCCGAATGTTGTGAATTTGTGGTGATCGACCATACCCGTGCGCGTGAGAGAGCGACCTTCGATGCCCCCCCAATGGCGCATGTGGAAGCTCGGCCAAGCCTCGCTGCAGCGCCCAAGCCAGCTACAGCCCCGCAGAAAAAACTCCGTAATCATTGGAAGCGTAAACACTGCGTCGAAAACTATAAAATAACTGCGAATATTCGCAACGAACTGTCTACATCAAAAAACCTGCTCGACACCATGGAGCGCCAGATCTATTTGATCTGCGAGCACACCCTGCGATGTCGCCGCGCCAATATAGAGCAGCTCATTGATTCCACCACCCAGGTGGTGGAAAGTGTGATTCGCAACCCCGATGCCATGGCTTGGCTGTGCCGTGTTCGGGCGACCCGTAAACCCATATATATGCACACAATACGTCTTGCTGTGTGGGGTGCGATCGTCGGGCGACAGCTGGGTTTGAATCGATTTACCCTCACGCACCTGTGCTCTGCATTGTTAATGACTGGTATCGGTAAAAGCCGTGTCAGTGAAAAGGCACTCAGTGGCTACAGCCCGCAAAAACCCAGCGAGGAATACCAGGCACACCTCAAAGAAACTCTGTACCAATTGCAGCAAATGCACAACAATAGCGACGATCTGGTTAACACCATCAGCCGTTACTGCGAGCGCATCGATGGCAGCGGCTACCCCAATAAAATCTCCGGCGATAGCATTCCCTTTCTCTCCCAGGTTGCGGGCTTGGTGGAGACCTACGAGTTATTAATTAACCCTTACCATTGCACACGCGCAGTGTCTCCTGCAAACGCCATTGTGTATCTCAATAAATGCAAAGATAAATTATTCGAAACCACCCTGGTGGAAGAATTTATTAAAGCGATTGGCATTTATCCCACAGGCACGGTGGTTGAACTGAGTAATGGCGAGATGGGGGTGGTGGTTTCCCAAAATTACGAACGCCGCTTGCGCGCCAGCGTGATACCGGTGCTCGGGGTACAGGGTGATATTCTAAAAAAATACAAAGTGCTGGATTTATCTTACGCGAATAATCGCGATGGAACTGCTGAACGCGTTTGTATTCGACGCGGCGTTCCCAGCACGGTGGTTCCCCGCGGCTTGCTGGAAGAAACCCACAATTGGATATTTAACCGCAGTAATCCCTTCGGCTTTTTTCAGCAAAACATTTAA